A genome region from Pelorhabdus rhamnosifermentans includes the following:
- a CDS encoding methylated-DNA--[protein]-cysteine S-methyltransferase, with amino-acid sequence MSIYFYETDIGKIGIAEKNGRITNLYFPNGNWPQDMEIYEAPILKEAAQQLQNYLVSNLTNFFLPLEPGGTVFMKQVWTSLCEIPYGKTVSYKSVAEKIGNPNAARAVGLANNRNPIPIFIPCHRVISANGSLVGYRGGLELKNRLLKMENRHEYADF; translated from the coding sequence GTGTCTATATATTTTTATGAAACGGACATTGGCAAAATTGGTATAGCTGAAAAAAATGGAAGAATCACTAACTTGTATTTTCCAAACGGCAACTGGCCTCAAGATATGGAAATATATGAAGCGCCAATCCTAAAAGAAGCAGCACAGCAGCTTCAAAACTATCTTGTGAGCAATCTTACAAACTTTTTTCTGCCCCTTGAACCTGGCGGCACAGTCTTTATGAAACAGGTTTGGACAAGTCTATGCGAAATACCATACGGTAAAACAGTAAGCTATAAGAGTGTAGCTGAAAAAATTGGTAACCCTAATGCTGCGCGTGCTGTAGGACTAGCAAATAACCGTAATCCAATTCCGATATTCATTCCCTGTCACCGTGTTATCAGCGCCAATGGCTCATTAGTAGGTTACCGTGGAGGGCTTGAATTGAAAAATAGATTGCTCAAAATGGAGAATAGACACGAATATGCAGATTTTTGA
- a CDS encoding HD domain-containing protein, which produces MNLTRLEQQMDFLIKIDKLKTVFRQNYLVDGSRLENDSEHSWHLAMMVIVLSEYFEGLDILKTLKMTLIHDIIEIYAGDTFAYNEKANLDKEYREKKSAEKIFSLLPFEQATEFSELWQEFEKMESKEALCAAIMDRLQPLTLDICLEGKMCRKYGVTVEKVLKRNEIIFNNAPEIIKKYIYDKINYASKMQYFFRK; this is translated from the coding sequence ATGAACCTTACACGTTTAGAACAACAAATGGATTTTTTGATAAAAATTGATAAATTGAAAACTGTTTTCCGTCAAAACTACCTAGTTGATGGCTCACGGCTAGAAAATGATTCGGAGCACTCCTGGCATCTTGCAATGATGGTGATTGTTCTTTCAGAGTACTTTGAAGGATTAGACATACTGAAAACACTAAAAATGACCTTGATTCATGACATAATTGAAATATATGCAGGTGATACATTTGCATATAATGAGAAGGCTAACTTAGATAAAGAATATCGTGAGAAAAAGTCAGCTGAAAAAATATTTTCATTACTTCCATTTGAACAAGCAACAGAGTTTTCAGAACTATGGCAGGAGTTCGAGAAGATGGAGTCCAAAGAAGCTTTATGCGCAGCAATTATGGATAGGTTGCAGCCGTTAACTTTAGATATATGCCTGGAAGGAAAAATGTGTCGTAAATATGGAGTTACTGTTGAAAAAGTACTTAAGCGTAATGAGATAATATTCAATAACGCTCCTGAGATAATTAAGAAATATATCTATGATAAAATAAATTACGCATCTAAGATGCAGTATTTTTTTCGTAAGTGA
- a CDS encoding methyltransferase domain-containing protein, with translation MAKLQDKMLKDEKWFEKEPFGAFWEKGYRDMSVSTMGGPSFEVIEIAPALPVNAKVLDLGCGEGRNSYFLASAGFDVTAIDRSEAGIRKLSTISSINKISLSGIVSDIGRLEINEDYDLIMSHGCLYYLSNMEWRELLTQAKEHTKPGGFNIYTVFVFNDEYPRTEEFKSARYAHSFAPNELREFYEDWDIFRYDVYVKWDKHPGIPLHYHPIEKLVARKPGGSGKKVVIENVLVKSETMKWDNFESIFMGMKTEELIGLCGKPDNIVSYKTNEMQMGAFDATVNKYFLSLWFYGNTSIYVMNNEVCGKSLNHTKPITLKVAD, from the coding sequence ATGGCTAAGTTACAAGATAAAATGTTAAAAGATGAGAAATGGTTCGAGAAAGAACCTTTTGGGGCTTTTTGGGAGAAAGGCTATCGAGATATGAGTGTTTCTACTATGGGCGGACCAAGTTTTGAAGTAATTGAAATCGCTCCTGCATTACCAGTTAATGCTAAAGTTTTGGATTTAGGATGTGGTGAGGGGCGAAATAGTTATTTTTTAGCAAGTGCGGGATTTGATGTTACAGCTATTGATAGGTCAGAAGCCGGTATCCGAAAATTGTCAACAATTTCAAGCATTAATAAAATTAGTTTATCAGGAATTGTTTCGGATATCGGTAGACTTGAAATTAATGAAGATTATGACTTAATTATGTCTCATGGATGTCTTTACTATTTATCGAATATGGAATGGCGTGAGTTATTAACTCAAGCTAAAGAGCATACGAAACCAGGTGGTTTTAATATTTATACAGTCTTTGTATTTAATGATGAATATCCACGGACGGAGGAATTCAAGTCTGCTCGGTATGCTCATTCATTTGCGCCAAATGAGTTAAGAGAATTTTACGAAGATTGGGACATTTTTCGGTATGATGTCTATGTTAAATGGGATAAACATCCTGGAATACCACTCCACTATCATCCTATTGAAAAACTAGTAGCTCGCAAACCGGGAGGTAGTGGGAAAAAAGTTGTAATTGAAAATGTACTTGTTAAGTCAGAAACAATGAAATGGGATAATTTTGAAAGCATTTTTATGGGGATGAAAACAGAAGAACTTATCGGCTTATGTGGTAAACCTGATAATATTGTCTCATATAAAACAAATGAAATGCAAATGGGCGCCTTTGATGCGACTGTGAATAAATATTTTTTGAGTTTATGGTTCTATGGAAATACATCTATTTATGTGATGAATAATGAAGTATGTGGAAAATCTTTAAACCATACAAAACCTATAACATTAAAGGTGGCAGATTAA
- a CDS encoding flavodoxin family protein, which translates to MNLLCISGTPRINGNSEILLKHSMKAFIEKKENTKLLILRDMNIRPCTACDDCKRLGKCTINDDMKDIYELFRWCDALILSSPVYSRNICSQLMAVLDRHYGVNIDRPLKGKVGGGIAVGAGTCGGQTIALNAMYTWMLSCGMICVPGELNGVTATASEPGDILKQDKRLKQAEILGENIYYVTKKLRC; encoded by the coding sequence ATGAATTTACTTTGTATATCTGGAACTCCTCGAATAAATGGAAATAGTGAGATCCTATTAAAACATTCCATGAAAGCCTTTATTGAAAAAAAGGAAAATACTAAATTGCTTATATTGAGAGATATGAATATTAGGCCATGCACTGCTTGCGATGATTGTAAGCGACTTGGTAAATGTACTATAAATGATGATATGAAAGATATATATGAGCTATTTAGGTGGTGTGATGCTTTAATTTTGTCGAGCCCAGTATACTCGCGAAATATTTGCTCTCAATTGATGGCAGTTCTTGATCGACATTATGGTGTTAATATTGATCGCCCTCTAAAGGGGAAAGTTGGAGGTGGAATTGCTGTTGGAGCTGGAACATGTGGTGGACAAACAATAGCTCTAAATGCAATGTATACTTGGATGTTATCGTGTGGCATGATTTGTGTTCCAGGAGAATTAAATGGAGTGACTGCAACCGCAAGTGAGCCTGGTGATATACTAAAACAGGATAAAAGATTAAAGCAGGCAGAAATACTGGGGGAAAACATTTATTATGTAACTAAGAAACTTCGGTGCTAA
- a CDS encoding DNA-3-methyladenine glycosylase family protein produces the protein MQIFEYGSNEIAHLKRKDKKLAAAIDSIGMIQREITPDPFTALVSSIVSQQISKKAAETVWNRLSVIVGRITPENIVRVSLTDIQSCGISIRKAGYVQEFANATIAGVVNFDKLHTLSDEEIIKKLSSLHGVGVWTAEMLLIFSLCRPDVVSYGDLAVRRGMMNLYGLKVLTKEKFDRYRKRYSPYGSVASLYLWELSVI, from the coding sequence ATGCAGATTTTTGAGTATGGATCGAATGAAATAGCACATTTAAAACGCAAGGATAAAAAGCTTGCTGCAGCGATTGATAGCATTGGCATGATACAACGTGAAATTACACCAGATCCGTTTACTGCACTTGTTTCAAGCATTGTTAGTCAGCAAATCTCGAAGAAGGCTGCTGAGACAGTCTGGAACAGGTTATCTGTTATCGTTGGAAGAATAACGCCAGAAAACATTGTAAGGGTAAGCCTGACTGACATTCAAAGTTGCGGTATATCCATAAGAAAAGCCGGATATGTACAGGAATTTGCAAATGCTACTATAGCTGGTGTGGTGAATTTTGATAAACTCCATACGTTGAGTGATGAAGAGATAATAAAAAAACTTTCTTCACTGCATGGAGTTGGTGTTTGGACTGCTGAAATGTTGCTGATTTTTTCACTATGTCGGCCTGATGTTGTAAGCTATGGGGATTTGGCCGTTCGTAGAGGAATGATGAATTTATATGGCCTTAAAGTGCTCACCAAGGAAAAGTTTGATAGGTATAGAAAAAGGTATTCGCCGTATGGTTCTGTTGCATCATTGTACCTATGGGAACTTTCGGTGATATAG
- a CDS encoding coproporphyrinogen-III oxidase family protein yields the protein MVDVRSDQQCKLQDIDEVRQKLHDKIMKLERPKYFYAYPPKDAYKPFTDSKAVSQSWTTVAGPVNIYVHIPYCDYKCHYCKLFSIMSNSAETSEQYVSALLRESNLVGNCINKDSVEIASIYLGGGTPTILSTKQLETILNHFSNEFYINNNLEIGIESTPTNISKDKCRELVGLGFNRISIGIQSFITNELYAAGRKYNSDTAYKIISTAIESGFRNVNIDLIFGLAEQTFETWQKSLEIAVELGITTITLYPLVIQNRKYYQEINSNIANGANLYKMYDFAVVFLESNGYIQQTQINFVKGGGGCQYEANESVGIPTMGLGAGSRSYTQYLHYTNDDYVNKTSSRDIIEAYLKINDEIPVRSAVILNKEEIKRRYIMYHLLFQGINKEEYFIHFNELIENRFFNEFKVLEEGNYINNNNSSITLTKIGRKYSSIIASLFYSSENEKYLPF from the coding sequence ATGGTGGATGTCAGAAGTGACCAACAGTGTAAATTACAAGATATAGATGAGGTGCGACAAAAACTTCATGATAAAATCATGAAGTTGGAAAGACCAAAATATTTTTATGCATATCCACCCAAAGATGCATATAAACCATTTACTGATAGTAAAGCAGTATCTCAAAGTTGGACTACAGTAGCAGGACCTGTAAATATTTATGTACATATACCTTATTGTGACTACAAATGCCACTATTGTAAGTTGTTTTCAATTATGTCAAATTCTGCTGAAACTAGTGAGCAATATGTTTCAGCTTTATTACGAGAAAGTAATTTAGTGGGAAACTGTATTAATAAAGATTCAGTTGAGATTGCATCAATATACCTTGGTGGAGGAACTCCAACAATATTATCAACAAAGCAATTAGAAACAATTCTTAATCATTTTTCAAATGAATTTTACATTAATAATAATTTAGAAATAGGCATTGAATCTACTCCTACTAATATAAGTAAAGATAAATGCAGAGAACTCGTCGGTTTGGGTTTTAATAGAATAAGTATTGGTATTCAAAGTTTTATTACTAATGAATTATATGCCGCAGGACGTAAGTATAATTCTGATACTGCATATAAGATTATATCAACTGCGATAGAAAGTGGATTTAGAAATGTTAATATTGATCTGATATTTGGGTTAGCTGAACAAACATTTGAAACTTGGCAAAAGAGTCTTGAAATAGCAGTTGAATTAGGAATTACAACGATTACGCTTTATCCTTTAGTTATACAAAACAGGAAATATTATCAAGAAATAAACTCCAATATTGCTAATGGTGCAAATTTATACAAAATGTATGATTTTGCAGTAGTATTTTTAGAGTCAAATGGATATATTCAGCAAACACAAATTAATTTTGTAAAAGGAGGAGGAGGGTGCCAGTATGAAGCTAATGAGTCAGTAGGGATTCCGACAATGGGATTAGGAGCCGGATCTCGGAGCTATACTCAATATTTACATTATACCAATGATGATTATGTTAACAAAACCAGTAGTCGTGATATCATTGAAGCTTATTTAAAAATAAATGATGAAATACCTGTTCGATCTGCGGTTATTTTAAATAAAGAAGAGATTAAAAGAAGATATATCATGTATCATTTACTTTTTCAGGGTATTAATAAGGAAGAGTATTTTATACATTTTAATGAATTAATAGAAAATAGATTCTTTAACGAATTTAAAGTATTAGAGGAAGGAAATTACATTAATAATAACAATTCTTCTATAACTTTAACTAAGATTGGAAGAAAATATAGCAGTATTATTGCTTCATTATTTTATAGTTCTGAGAATGAAAAGTATCTTCCATTTTGA
- a CDS encoding DUF2992 family protein — protein MNIKLTLFFDGAFWTALFERSNLEHYEVSKVVFHTEPSNQEVLDYVLHVVVKHFCNT, from the coding sequence TTGAATATCAAACTTACTCTTTTCTTTGATGGTGCTTTCTGGACTGCTCTATTTGAGAGAAGCAATTTGGAACATTATGAAGTATCAAAAGTAGTTTTCCACACAGAACCTAGTAACCAAGAGGTGCTGGACTATGTCCTCCATGTAGTGGTCAAGCATTTTTGTAACACTTGA
- a CDS encoding bifunctional transcriptional activator/DNA repair enzyme AdaA codes for MKESSSISDDEKWQAVVSCDRRYDGIFFYGVRTTGIFCKPSCKSKTPVRDNVVFFDHIAGAVESEFRACKRCCPDKVVFEPELELVKKTKDIIDADYNHQIDVSYISKQLGVSKNHLIRLFKRYSGLTLTQYITKVRVGNALELLKQEDLSILEIAYTVGFKSLSNFYKCFKEQTGYTPNEYRKSRDD; via the coding sequence ATGAAAGAGTCTAGCAGTATTTCTGATGATGAGAAATGGCAAGCTGTTGTGAGCTGCGACAGAAGATATGACGGTATTTTTTTCTATGGAGTAAGGACAACAGGAATCTTTTGCAAACCGTCATGTAAGTCGAAAACTCCTGTTCGCGACAATGTAGTTTTCTTTGATCACATAGCAGGGGCAGTGGAAAGTGAATTTCGCGCGTGCAAAAGGTGTTGTCCCGATAAAGTAGTTTTCGAACCCGAGTTAGAACTTGTAAAAAAGACTAAAGATATAATTGACGCAGATTATAATCATCAAATTGATGTAAGTTATATTTCAAAACAACTTGGGGTTAGTAAAAACCACTTGATTAGACTTTTTAAGCGGTATAGTGGTCTTACTCTTACACAGTACATTACTAAGGTAAGAGTAGGCAACGCATTAGAATTATTAAAGCAAGAAGATCTAAGCATTCTTGAGATTGCCTATACAGTGGGATTTAAAAGCTTGTCTAACTTTTATAAATGTTTTAAAGAACAGACTGGGTATACACCAAATGAATATAGGAAAAGTCGAGATGATTGA
- a CDS encoding (Fe-S)-binding protein, with translation MRHVYAPGCALMIYKPELAKKVLEFLNKNLGDIPEHLICCRHEPQLKDGTQVINTCAGCDKRYRELYHGISTISLWEILAESKLFSFPDYRGIEMTVHDACPTRTQERVHAAIRKLLERMNITIVESENTCTKATCCGDSFYGTLPAGFVKEQMKKRANEMPCENVVVYCVSCIKAMHIGGKTPRYIVDLLFGEETGIGTFEPDAWHDELQNFIDEH, from the coding sequence ATGAGACACGTTTATGCACCTGGCTGTGCACTTATGATCTATAAGCCGGAGCTTGCTAAGAAAGTATTAGAGTTTTTAAATAAGAATTTAGGAGACATTCCTGAACACCTGATTTGTTGCAGGCATGAACCTCAACTTAAAGATGGCACTCAGGTAATTAACACCTGTGCAGGCTGTGACAAACGATACAGAGAGCTTTATCATGGAATATCTACTATATCGTTATGGGAGATATTAGCTGAAAGCAAATTATTTTCATTTCCTGACTATAGGGGCATTGAAATGACCGTACACGATGCCTGCCCTACACGCACACAGGAAAGGGTACATGCTGCCATAAGAAAGCTCCTGGAGAGAATGAATATAACAATTGTTGAATCCGAAAATACTTGTACCAAAGCAACCTGCTGTGGAGACAGTTTTTACGGCACTTTGCCTGCGGGATTTGTCAAAGAGCAGATGAAAAAACGGGCAAATGAAATGCCATGTGAAAATGTAGTGGTTTACTGTGTTTCCTGCATTAAAGCGATGCATATCGGAGGAAAAACGCCACGGTACATCGTAGATCTTTTATTTGGAGAGGAAACCGGAATTGGTACTTTTGAGCCTGATGCCTGGCACGATGAACTGCAAAATTTTATAGATGAACACTGA
- a CDS encoding amino acid permease yields MMSSNSLQLESEFLEEENLKKDLKDRHIQLIAIGGVIGVALFMGSAQASKMAGPALTLAYLIGGIVMYFVLRALGEVAVENPVSASFAGYARVFCGPLTSFITGWNYWYQWVVLAMCEISAVGMYMKYWSPDIEQWIPALICLAVVLIINLVSVKYYGEFEFWFALIKVITIIAMLFVGLAMILFGLGNDGIATGFSNLWSQGGFMPFGWLGVAKALVMVVFAYSGVELIGITAGEAADPEASLKSAIDKVFWRVLIFYVGSMVVILSIFPYDTLPKGVSPFVMIFEKAGIPYAASIINFVIMSSAASCLNSAMYVCGRMLYGLALRKEAPAILSKLSANQVPANGILLSSAVCLIGVYLNYVFPDSVFYYMSAITTTGCMWTWSLIMYIQYKWRKGLNKEQVANLKYPMPFYPYANYLVGLFMLAVTLGMGYDHDNLVGLYVAPAWYGGLYLLYKLFKIGIVHEKADFVIQTKCEQPPL; encoded by the coding sequence ATGATGAGTAGTAACTCGTTGCAACTGGAATCGGAATTTTTAGAAGAAGAAAATCTAAAAAAAGATCTTAAAGATAGACACATACAACTTATTGCTATTGGCGGTGTGATTGGTGTTGCCTTGTTTATGGGGTCGGCTCAAGCAAGTAAGATGGCAGGACCTGCGCTTACTTTAGCGTATCTTATTGGTGGTATAGTGATGTATTTTGTGCTACGTGCACTTGGTGAAGTGGCTGTTGAAAATCCCGTTTCGGCTTCTTTTGCTGGTTATGCAAGAGTTTTTTGTGGGCCTCTGACTTCTTTTATTACTGGGTGGAATTATTGGTATCAATGGGTTGTTCTAGCTATGTGCGAAATTTCCGCTGTAGGCATGTATATGAAATATTGGTCACCGGATATCGAACAGTGGATTCCGGCTTTAATTTGTTTGGCTGTTGTTCTTATCATTAATTTAGTTTCAGTTAAATATTATGGCGAATTCGAATTTTGGTTTGCTTTGATTAAAGTTATTACCATTATAGCCATGCTTTTTGTCGGTTTGGCCATGATCCTATTTGGGTTAGGTAATGATGGTATAGCAACTGGTTTCTCTAATTTATGGTCTCAAGGCGGTTTCATGCCTTTCGGCTGGCTAGGAGTTGCCAAGGCGTTGGTAATGGTGGTATTTGCTTATTCAGGAGTTGAACTGATCGGGATTACCGCAGGTGAAGCTGCCGACCCGGAAGCTTCACTGAAGTCCGCTATTGATAAAGTGTTTTGGCGGGTGCTTATTTTCTACGTCGGCTCTATGGTTGTCATATTGTCTATTTTTCCTTATGATACATTACCCAAAGGTGTCAGTCCGTTTGTTATGATATTCGAGAAAGCAGGAATTCCATATGCAGCATCCATTATTAATTTTGTCATTATGTCGTCGGCAGCTTCTTGTCTCAATAGTGCGATGTATGTTTGTGGACGAATGTTGTATGGGCTGGCATTACGGAAAGAAGCTCCCGCAATCCTGAGTAAGTTGTCTGCCAATCAAGTGCCGGCCAATGGTATTTTGTTGTCAAGTGCGGTTTGTCTGATAGGCGTTTATTTAAACTATGTATTTCCTGATAGTGTGTTTTATTATATGTCAGCTATTACGACAACGGGTTGTATGTGGACATGGTCCTTAATTATGTATATTCAGTACAAATGGCGTAAAGGTCTAAATAAAGAGCAGGTTGCCAACCTGAAATACCCTATGCCGTTTTATCCATACGCTAATTATTTAGTAGGTCTTTTTATGCTTGCTGTAACTTTGGGCATGGGATATGATCATGATAATTTAGTTGGTCTATATGTTGCACCAGCTTGGTACGGCGGTCTGTATCTGTTATATAAATTATTTAAAATTGGGATAGTTCATGAGAAGGCTGATTTTGTAATTCAGACGAAATGTGAACAGCCGCCACTATGA
- a CDS encoding PucR family transcriptional regulator: MVSCREIIKLPSMAKLNIVAGKTGLDRMIRWVHFLDLPDVIPWVQGGELLIITGMGLNGDINKLKVIVREIIKKKLAGLIINIGPYIQNIPDEVIHLANRANFPIFELPWEVKIIEITQEICSYIVIKQTEQQSIKDFFEQLLFCPLVDPKVLIQRAAYFGYDLTKPYQVAIIRPVNLVKFSQIQKIKSGESLVALNARFEEIICDSLNTPDRKNLLMSWADNVVFLMPCNHQSRDDLHNSALLMEILKKLTARISGLEVTAALGGKIDNVRVARKSYLQALKVLKFAELKLTTKPVYSYDQLGVYKLLFEFEFDKLAEYYNEVIQPLDEYDKQHHMDMAASLFVYFKENCNAAQAAQSLFIHRNTLDYRLKKIQEITGRHFDDPYERLTLQLGVIIGKLLSSNVLLHDL; encoded by the coding sequence ATGGTCAGTTGCCGAGAAATTATCAAGCTACCTTCAATGGCTAAGCTCAATATTGTTGCTGGAAAAACTGGGTTGGACCGAATGATACGGTGGGTGCATTTTCTTGACTTGCCTGATGTTATTCCCTGGGTGCAGGGAGGGGAACTGTTGATTATCACGGGTATGGGGTTGAATGGCGATATCAATAAACTTAAAGTTATTGTACGTGAGATTATTAAAAAGAAACTAGCAGGATTGATTATTAATATCGGTCCTTATATTCAAAATATTCCTGATGAGGTTATTCATTTGGCAAATCGAGCAAACTTCCCAATTTTCGAACTGCCTTGGGAAGTAAAAATTATTGAGATAACACAGGAGATATGTAGCTATATTGTTATTAAGCAGACCGAACAACAATCTATTAAAGATTTTTTCGAACAGTTATTATTTTGTCCTCTGGTTGACCCTAAAGTGTTAATTCAGCGAGCTGCATATTTTGGTTATGATTTAACCAAGCCATATCAGGTGGCTATCATCAGGCCTGTGAATTTGGTTAAATTTTCACAAATACAGAAGATCAAGAGCGGGGAATCTTTAGTCGCCCTTAACGCAAGATTTGAAGAAATTATTTGTGACAGTTTAAATACGCCGGACAGAAAAAATTTACTAATGTCGTGGGCGGATAACGTTGTTTTTCTTATGCCTTGTAATCATCAAAGTAGAGATGATTTGCACAATAGTGCTCTTTTAATGGAAATATTGAAAAAACTGACTGCCAGAATATCTGGGCTGGAGGTTACTGCTGCTTTAGGCGGTAAAATTGATAATGTTCGGGTTGCTAGAAAAAGCTATTTACAAGCTCTTAAGGTCTTGAAGTTTGCTGAATTAAAGCTGACTACCAAACCTGTCTATTCTTATGATCAGTTAGGTGTATATAAGTTATTATTTGAATTTGAATTTGACAAGTTAGCTGAATATTATAATGAAGTCATTCAACCGCTCGATGAATACGATAAGCAGCATCACATGGATATGGCAGCTAGTTTATTCGTTTATTTCAAGGAAAATTGCAATGCGGCACAAGCTGCCCAGAGTTTGTTTATTCATCGTAATACCTTGGATTATCGATTAAAAAAAATTCAAGAGATCACGGGCAGGCATTTTGACGATCCTTATGAACGGCTGACTCTGCAGTTAGGGGTTATCATAGGAAAACTCTTGTCTAGTAATGTACTTCTTCATGATTTGTAA
- a CDS encoding NAD-dependent epimerase/dehydratase family protein, with the protein MANIVIIGGAGFLGGNLALKLSATGHDVTIIDTMDNFKKFTVYTQRDKDSAYYSQINSIILENLKKKCRIINMDICDEQAMKCIFAETCPNIVYYSVCGFLYDNVNSSLNEVFGLIKVLGAIKEMSNLKRFVLISSASVYGDPKASIVNEEIPRCPIDTYGRIKVIAEEILMLYHSFYGINYSIVRPSTIYGPGDMRPFSLTNAIYNIINNMPAKLSNPDKVSAPPMYISDAIEGLILFGFHPMANNDIFNLTSSEKAVFSDAQYIEILKGQLFPDVTIKFVEHYNNHCIPSKPWILDNSKSVSFFGFTPHYSLAKGIIKCSEDILHMIKTEIA; encoded by the coding sequence TTGGCTAATATAGTAATTATTGGTGGTGCTGGATTTTTAGGAGGAAATTTAGCGTTGAAATTAAGTGCTACAGGTCATGATGTTACTATAATTGATACAATGGATAACTTTAAAAAATTTACGGTTTATACACAAAGAGATAAAGATTCTGCATATTATTCTCAAATAAATAGCATTATTTTAGAAAATCTTAAGAAAAAATGCAGGATAATTAATATGGATATTTGTGATGAACAAGCAATGAAATGTATTTTCGCTGAAACATGTCCTAACATCGTTTATTACTCTGTATGCGGATTCTTATATGATAACGTAAATAGTTCTCTTAATGAGGTTTTTGGCTTGATAAAAGTTCTCGGGGCTATTAAAGAAATGAGTAATCTCAAGCGTTTTGTTTTAATATCCTCCGCTTCTGTATATGGTGATCCAAAAGCATCAATCGTAAATGAGGAGATTCCGCGTTGTCCAATTGATACTTATGGTAGAATTAAAGTTATTGCTGAGGAAATCTTAATGTTATATCATAGCTTTTATGGAATAAATTATAGCATTGTTCGTCCTTCCACAATATACGGCCCTGGAGATATGAGACCGTTTTCTTTGACTAATGCAATATACAATATAATTAATAATATGCCTGCTAAACTTAGCAATCCAGATAAAGTCTCAGCTCCACCAATGTATATTAGCGATGCAATTGAAGGATTGATCTTATTTGGGTTTCATCCTATGGCGAATAATGATATATTTAACTTAACTAGTTCAGAGAAAGCGGTATTTAGTGATGCGCAATATATTGAAATCTTAAAAGGACAACTTTTCCCTGATGTTACGATCAAATTTGTTGAGCATTACAATAATCATTGTATTCCTTCAAAACCATGGATTCTAGATAATTCAAAGTCAGTTAGTTTTTTTGGGTTCACTCCACATTATTCTTTAGCCAAGGGGATAATAAAATGTAGTGAGGATATTTTACATATGATAAAAACAGAAATCGCTTAA